CCCGCCTTGATGCATCGCGTGCAGACGCGTACACGGCGACGAACCGAACCCTCCAGGATCTTCACCCTCTGAAGGTTCGGCATGAAGCGCCGCTTGCGCTTGTTGTTCGCGTTGCTGACGTGGTTCCCGA
This genomic interval from Candidatus Palauibacter australiensis contains the following:
- a CDS encoding 50S ribosomal protein L28; this encodes GNHVSNANNKRKRRFMPNLQRVKILEGSVRRRVRVCTRCIKAGKVVKAS